From Cyanobacteriota bacterium:
AGCGCCATATTTTTGCTTTTTATAATCAAGGCAAAGGTTTGCTATAATAGAGTTATCAGGACTGGGCAAACCCATCCTTAATAACTCTAGCAAAAATTGTTTTGCGTATTGTTCAATAGAACTGATTACGCTTAAGCAAAACTTTTGCAACAGGTCTTAAAGACAATATCAACATCGGTCTTTTCTGGGTCAAATAAATGTTAAGTGAAACACAAAAAAAACTTAGAGATATAAGTAAAGCTAGTTCAGAACTAGACTCTAAGTACAATATCAGAGCTCTTGAGTCTAAGTATGACAAGGATAGAGTAGTTGAGCTTTGGGCTAATTTGACAATGATTCAACAGATGCGTGGCAATAGTCACTGGACTGATGAATCAACAAAGTCAGGTCTCAAATGGAACGAGTATATTTTTAAACTAATCAAAACAAGAGCGTGTCGTGTGATTGTCTTTGAGACGGTTGAAGAGATTTTTGGATTTGCTTATATGCAAATTGCGCCGCTTGACGCTAATAACCCCAAACGCAAAACTAAAACCAAAGCAATCATCAAGGAGCTTTACCTAGAACCAGCTTATAGAAAGCAAGCCAGAGACATGGAAATGGCTGAAATGATGCGTGATTGTATCAATGATATGGGTATTGACTTTGTAGAATTTGATGTTCAAGATTTGGATATCTAGTGTCTCATAAAATTCTCTAATAACTGCAAACCCACTTCCCCACTCTTCTCTGGGTGAAATTGACAAGCAAACAAGTTTTTACCATTCCAAATATGACTTATAAACTGCTCCCCGTAATCTGTCGTTGCTTTGGAGTAGCCAGTTAGTTCTTGATTATCAACTCTATAGCTATGGACGAAATAAAAGTGGGCATCTTGAGCAATGCCTTTAAATATTGGGTTCTCTGGGTTGTGGTTATGAACTGAGTTCCAGCCCATGTGCGGGATTTTAATTCCAGGCTTTTGATCAAACTTAGTTACATCTGCCGCTATAATTCCCATTCCCTTCACGATATCGCCGAAGCTCGCTGTTTCGGTAGAAGATTGAAACAAAGCTTGCATGCCAACACAAACAGCCAATACCGGTGTATCTTCTTGGATCTTTTTGATCAAAACATCGTAAATCCCAAGCTCTTGAAGACTAGTGATTGCTTTAGCAAAACTACCTACTCCTGGAAAGACGATTTTGCTTGCTGATTCAATGACTTTGGGGTCTGAACTAAGCTGGGTGCTTGCACCTATGGATTCAAGAGAGTTATTGACGCTAAAGAGGTTTCCGCCGTTTTTATAATCAATAATTACTATCTCTGTCATTGCTTTTCTCATTATAACTGATCGTTAACCTGGAGATGCTTTTATGTATTTGTTGAGGGACAGGAGAGGGGCAAATGGCAAATAATATAACCAATTTAAATATATTAACTAATGCTAGTGCTAACCTTGCACAGCGTCCTAACACTGTCGATAACAATCAAGTTGTTAATCGTAGACTACGTGCACAAAATTCTATTAATAGTGCAAGAGGCGGAATGCAACGTGGTATTGGAGCTAATTCAAGAGTTGCAGGAACTCAAGGAACTTCAGCTCTACGTAGAGGATCAAACTCCACTAGAAGAAACACTAATACTAATACTAATTTTGCAACTCAAGCCCCTCGTGCAAACCAACCTAGCCCACTATTAGGCTTACCAAATTATGATCTTCCAAGCCCATTCACCACAGTTAATTTTGCAGATTCATCTCTATTAGAAACTGGATTTAATGACCAAGGTCAATTACTTGAGGTACTAGATAGAGCAGACGGTACTAGTCGTGAATCATCATTTGCGTTTTTTCCTAAGGGAGCTGATGGTAAACCAGGTGGTCACAGAGTTTCAACTACTGAGTTTGATGCAAACGGAACAGCTCAATCATCATCTACTATTTCTGTTTTGATTAATCCAATTGCTGAAGGTGTGCTTAGTGCCACTACTCTTGATACCACTGACCCACAAAATCCAATTCATATTTCTAGTTCAACTCTAACAGCTACCAATGTCACTAATGACAACGGTAGACAGTTGTTTAACTCAAGTACCAACTTTGCAGATGGCTCATCTGAAACACAAACTCATCAAGCTCTTGCAAACACAAGTACAGGTTATGATGCTGGATTCACTAGTGGCTACCAGTCAACTATTACAACTATAGCAGCTGACTCTACAGCTTCTAGTAGAACCCTTGAAACGAAGTCAGTTACTGATGAACAAGGCTTTAGAATCACTACGGTAAGTGACATAAGTGACATTGCAAATCCTGTTTTGATTTCTACTGATAGAAAGCCTGATCCATTTGTTTTAGCTGAAAGACCATTTGGCAAGCAATTAAATGATTACATGAATCATATAGACCAACAAGGTTTCTTGGATCTGACTGGCACGGGCAGTGCTAAACCAGAAACTGATTTACTTTTGATTCACCGTTACAATAAAGGTGCTCGCGGAGCTGATTTGTTTACTGATATCGACATGAACGGTGCAACTAAATCTCAAGCTGATATTGAAGCCAAACTTGCAGAAGGATTTGCGAGAGGAATTTATGATATTGATGGTACTGGTACTAATGACAAAATCAATAATGTAGCAAACCCGGCAAACCCAGTTGATGTATATGATATAGATTTTATGGCAAGATA
This genomic window contains:
- the hisH gene encoding imidazole glycerol phosphate synthase subunit HisH, which translates into the protein MTEIVIIDYKNGGNLFSVNNSLESIGASTQLSSDPKVIESASKIVFPGVGSFAKAITSLQELGIYDVLIKKIQEDTPVLAVCVGMQALFQSSTETASFGDIVKGMGIIAADVTKFDQKPGIKIPHMGWNSVHNHNPENPIFKGIAQDAHFYFVHSYRVDNQELTGYSKATTDYGEQFISHIWNGKNLFACQFHPEKSGEVGLQLLENFMRH